The Apostichopus japonicus isolate 1M-3 chromosome 3, ASM3797524v1, whole genome shotgun sequence region GGAATTGTAATGTAATCGAAGTAATACCAAAATTCCTTAGGTGTTCACCATCTCTTGTGGCACTTATACAACCAGGAAGCTGCCACATAGATGGCAACTCCCTGATACAACACATTTACTAGTTTGTGCTGATATCTCTGTAAGGCTGATAAAGGCTTGCTTaaaaataacagaaacagtTGTTTTAATAGTCAATGTTCCcttacaatttaaaacaaagaaaacactaaaaaaattgagaaaatgtatcttttcattttcatttattttagttGCAATAATTTTGAGGCTCAAGTATCAGTCAAGTTCTGCTATCATTAACTGGTGTTGTATCATATATAACAGTCTAAGCTATGTATGACAATGAATCAATCCTCTTctaccctctcccccccccccccaccgaccctcccccctcccctctgtgGCTGCTGGTTTAAACCAATACTCTCTGTATTAAACAAGTTCTCAGTTTCTTTTACTCTTTCTGTCTTCCTGAAATAAGTTACAAGTCCATTCTTCAGTGGTGATGCTTCTGTACAAACCTCAGACCACAATAGCCGCAGGGTTGAGGACCAGATGCATCCTGAGttaaacagaaagaaaatgacaaataGAGTTTTGTGACCAAAAGTGTCAGGAAACACATAGAACCACTGGCCACTAGCATACACAGGCTGTTTGTGTGAGAGAAAACTTCTACGGACAGTATAGACAATAGATTATTTAAAGGCATGGAaggctcgccccaaaccgcgtgctgcgctctgaaaaagttaacttccgttgcttgcaagttaaGTTTTGCTGCTtgcgctacaaaatgcagacagtaatgaaacgtgataccttgttatctttagctggacctgagatgtccatcgctgtattgtttgtttactgtgctgtgggtattgaccgcagctgtgtgtactgactgtacactagtgtctaattaccgaagatagcaagctgtgtgcctattttctgggatcgatggtggtgtctaacacttctgttacacctcattcgaaactaggtcagattaccggcattagacgtttctttttgcgcgagtcttcacatcctttaaggCAGATCATACTTGAGAGGTAGTATTTTACTTGACAGCATCACCAATATATGGTTTTGCTCATTCCTTTGGTTGCAAATCTAACTGAAGCAACTTCTTTAGGACAGgctataaaaaatattacaatgcCGAATGCCTAGGAATTAGCAAAATAAATTATAAGGCCGGGAATACTGGGTACATAAAGTTTGGTCAGATTGTACAATTTATTCACTActaatgatattaaaataaataataatcccAAACATTCCTTTCAATTCAGTAATTTCCACAGAATATTTGGGCCAAGTTATTACTTTGAGGATGGCCGAAATTTCACCTTGGTAACCGATCACTGGGCTAGGATGACAACATCTGGGCCTGATTGTGACTGTTTCATTCAAAGTCCTATGTTCCCTTTTCCCTATCAATAACATCACTGACATAATTGATACCAATTGTTTGTCATACCTAATTAATGACACTTGTAATAGTACTTCATTTATGACACAATAACAGATTACTCACCAAATTAATGTAGACTTTTGGATGTCCTAATTCACCTCCACCTCCATCGCACCAAACATTTCTTCCATCTACTTCTGTTGGTGGTTCTTCATGGACTAAATCTATGGCAAATTTGTCATTTACCTGAAATGTGAACAAAATTCCATTGTCAATTTGCCACAACACCAAGGATGAAAGGACAaaacaaggaagaaaaagaTGATACTTCATTCAGAGCAAAGTTGAAAGGGTTGCCCCAAGTCTCTGTTATGTGCTGATGGTGATAATGAGGCACACTGgtagaggggggaggggcatatTGTGTGATAGGATGGGACTCCCCATAGTACGGGGTAGAGGGTACAGAATAAACATCTTTGCCCTGGGGGTT contains the following coding sequences:
- the LOC139965722 gene encoding NADH dehydrogenase [ubiquinone] iron-sulfur protein 6, mitochondrial-like, with the protein product MALCRSTSVLLRCNLTKAFTCRSLCSSSRLQLPTEKVTHTGQVFDKGDYRALRYVDREKEVNDKFAIDLVHEEPPTEVDGRNVWCDGGGGELGHPKVYINLDASGPQPCGYCGLRFVQKHHH